ACGGAGTAGAGTATTTTAAGGTTCAGGATGAGATAAAAAAAATGCATCCGGGAGACCGGGTAACAGCAAAACTGGTACAGCTTGAAAATGAGGACGGCTACAGAGAGCTTTCCATGAAAAAGGCGGAGGAAGAAAAAAGTTGGCACTATTTGGCAGATAAACAAAAAACCCAGGAAAAGATAGAAGTTAAAGTAACTGACGCCAATAAAGGCGGGCTAATGGTAAAGGCGGGCAACCTTGTCGGGTTTATTCCCGTATCTCAGCTTGCGCCTCAAAACTATCCCCGGGTTGAGGGGGGCGATAAAAACAAGATATTACTTGAACTTAAAGAATTTATAGGAAAAACTATGGAGGTGAGTATTTTGGACATGAACCACGAAGAAGGTAGGCTTATCTTCTCCGAGCGAGCCGCGGAATCTGGCGAAATAAAGAAATCTCTTGAAAAGTATACTGCCGGCGATGTAGTAGAAGGAGAAATAACAGGTATAGTAGACTTTGGCGCGTTCATTAAATTTGACCCGATGCTTGAAGGTTTAATACATATATCCGAAATGGACTGGAGCTTAATTGAAAGCCCCGAGGATATAGTCAAAGTTGGAGACAAAATAAAAGCAAAGATTGTTGATATAGCAGCTGACGGAAGAGTATCTCTTTCACTAAAACAGCTCAAAGAAAACCCGTGGGAAGGAATAGAAGAAAGATACAAGCAGGGCGATAAACTAAAAGGTGTTGTCAGCAAGATTGCCTCTTATGGCGCACTGGTAAAAATAGAGGAAGGAATTCAAGGCCTGTTGCATGTTTCTGAGTTTGATAACGAAGAAGAAATGAGAGAAAAAGTTGAAAAAGACAAAGAGTATAATTTTGAAGTAACATCTGTAGAGCCGAGGGAATATAAGATAGCTTTGAAGTTAGCAGAATAGCGATTTTAATTGATTTAAAAGAAGACGCACCGCAAGGTGCGTTTTTTGTTTAAAGATTACGCTGATAATAGTTGATTCACACTGATGATGTAAATAATTTGCCATGGATGGGTTTATCTGTGGTTATCAGCTATTATCAGCGTAATTATGTCAAAAACAGTTGACATTTTTTTAAAAGTATGATAGTATTGTGTTACCCAAGGGCGAAGAGTTGTTTGCCCTGATGGGACAAACAGCTCTTTACCAAGCAAGTGTGGAAACGATTCAACCAAGGAGGTTGATTATGGGTACAATGAACGAAAAAGAGAAGAACGCCGTTGAGGGTCTTGAGGCTGCTCTTGAGCAGCTGAACACCCAGGGCATCGGCTCCAAAGCCGACCCGGTACCCGCGCCGAAAAAGGCGCGAGCGACCGGTGACGCCCGGCGAGAAGCACTCAAGCGAGCTGGAGAAGCTCAGAAGAGGGACGAACGTGGCGACAATGGTCGCCAAAGCCGAGACGAGCGCTTCGGCGCCGTCGCAGTGGCCGTCGCCAAGGCCGCCCTCGCCCACCGTCAGGAGGACGAGGGCGGCAAGGCTGAGGCAAACGCCAAGGCCAAGGCTGAGCTGGAAAAACTTGGAATCGCTGAGGTGGAGAACCCCTTCACAAACGGCGACTTCAAGGGCCTGGTCGGATATATCCAGGAGGCCATCCTGGATCCTATCAACAAAGTTGATGGGGAAAGAATCCCGCTGGGGAGCCTCCGTGCTCTCCAGAATGTCGTGAAGGTCCCGACCGACGAGGCGAATGGTGCGATGCACGCGTTCACCAAGCAGCGATACGACACGACAGGCCTCCTGTTGAAGGCGCAGGCGATGATCGCCGACGCCCACAACGGGTCGGAGCGAAGCATCCGCTTCAGCCCCGGTGGGCTGGACTGGGCTACCCATCAGCTCCGGCGCGTCGCCGGCGAACTCGCCGGAGGAGAGGGCTTCGACGCACAGCGTCGAGTCGCCGGTTACGAAAGCCTGGCCGACAAGGTACAAGGCCTTCGTGAAAAGGTCTTCGGCTCTGCCGAAGACACCGACGAGTCCTGATTCAAGGACTCACACGGGCACAGAGCTACTTGTAGCTCTGTGCCCGACAATTCACACAACCCCAAGAAAAAAAACCTTAACTCAGGTTAGGGAAAGCACACAACGCAAGAATCCACACTTGCCCGAGCCCTCCGACAACAGTGTCGGAGGGCTTTTGATTTTTGCTTAAAACATTAAGTTGAATATGTATATAAAATGTGTTATAAATACTTTTTGTTAAATATATGTTATAGTATAAGAAAACTCGCTTCGTTCGCAGGTATCAAGTTCTAGGGAATAGGTTGCACTGGTGTAATACCTAACACCTACTACCTAATTTGTGAGCGTAGCGAACAAAATTTATGAAAGGACTTACAAAAAACATACTTATTACAATTCTTGTTTTCACTTTAATTGCGAGCTTTGCTTCTATTTTTTATTCTGAGGGAGAAGAGGTAAAAGAGGTGTCTTTGAGCACGGTTGCGAGCCAGGCAAAAGAAGGAACAATTGAAAGCATAGC
This portion of the Candidatus Spechtbacterales bacterium genome encodes:
- a CDS encoding S1 RNA-binding domain-containing protein; amino-acid sequence: MTTKIQNKSLMKDALQSNKDMFQLPRPGDILEGSVIGKESGVLYIDLGPMGTGVVYGVEYFKVQDEIKKMHPGDRVTAKLVQLENEDGYRELSMKKAEEEKSWHYLADKQKTQEKIEVKVTDANKGGLMVKAGNLVGFIPVSQLAPQNYPRVEGGDKNKILLELKEFIGKTMEVSILDMNHEEGRLIFSERAAESGEIKKSLEKYTAGDVVEGEITGIVDFGAFIKFDPMLEGLIHISEMDWSLIESPEDIVKVGDKIKAKIVDIAADGRVSLSLKQLKENPWEGIEERYKQGDKLKGVVSKIASYGALVKIEEGIQGLLHVSEFDNEEEMREKVEKDKEYNFEVTSVEPREYKIALKLAE